One Manihot esculenta cultivar AM560-2 chromosome 18, M.esculenta_v8, whole genome shotgun sequence genomic window carries:
- the LOC110606559 gene encoding purine permease 3: METNEKPPLNNTTRRSLLVFNCILLALGNCGGPLIMRLYFLHGGNRVWLSSWLETAGWPIIFIPLFISYLHRRRSNKPTTKLFYMNRHLFIAATVIGLLTGLDDYLYAYGVARLPVSTSALIIATQLGFTAGFAFLLVKQKFNFYSINAVVLLSVGAGVLALHTSSDRPKHESNKEYIMGFIMTLGAAALYGFVLPLVELTYKKSKQEISYTLVMEIQLVMCLFATVFCTLGMLVNKDFKVIPREARDFGLGETKYYVVIVWSAIIWQAFFLGAIGVVFCSSSLLSGIIIAVLLPLTEILAVIFYQENFKAEKGVALALSLWGFVSYFYGEIKQNKKKNLAPETEMFPSSNPTANA, from the exons ATGGAGACTAACGAAAAGCCTCCACTTAACAATACTACGAGAAGATCTTTACTGGTTTTCAACTGCATCCTTTTAGCTTTAGGCAACTGCGGTGGCCCTCTCATAATGCGTCTCTACTTCCTCCATGGAGGCAACCGTGTTTGGCTCTCAAGCTGGCTTGAAACAGCCGGCTGGCCAATCATTTTCATACCCCTTTTCATAAGCTACCTACACCGCCGCCGCTCCAACAAACCCACAACTAAACTCTTCTACATGAATCGTCATCTGTTCATCGCCGCCACCGTCATCGGTTTACTCACCGGCCTTGACGACTATCTTTACGCTTATGGGGTAGCTCGTCTTCCAGTTTCAACATCTGCTTTGATCATTGCAACCCAGTTGGGGTTCACTGCTGGTTTTGCGTTTCTTTTGGTTAAACAAAAGTtcaatttttattcaataaacgCGGTGGTTTTGTTGAGCGTTGGGGCTGGTGTCTTAGCTTTGCATACGAGCAGTGATCGGCCGAAACATGAATCTAACAAAGAGTATATTATGGGGTTTATTATGACGCTGGGGGCTGCAGCTTTGTATGGATTTGTCTTGCCATTGGTGGAGTTGACGTACAAGAAGTCGAAGCAGGAAATTAGCTATACTCTTGTGATGGAGATTCAGCTGGTTATGTGTCTGTTTGCTACTGTCTTTTGCACCTTAGGGATGCTGGTTAACAAAGACTTCAAG GTGATTCCAAGGGAAGCAAGAGACTTCGGGCTTGGTGAAACAAAGTATTACGTGGTAATAGTGTGGAGTGCAATAATCTGGCAGGCATTCTTCCTGGGAGCCATCGGAGTCGTCTTTTGTTCCTCGTCTTTGTTATCAGGAATCATAATAGCTGTTCTCCTACCACTCACAGAGATCCTGGCTGTCATTTTCTACCAAGAGAATTTTAAGGCAGAAAAAGGCGTTGCTCTTGCGCTTTCTCTTTGGGGTTTTGTTTCTTACTTCTATGGTGAGAtcaaacaaaacaagaaaaagaatCTTGCTCCTGAAACAGAAATGTTTCCATCTTCTAATCCAACGGCAAATGCTTGA